Proteins co-encoded in one Desulfitobacterium hafniense DCB-2 genomic window:
- a CDS encoding SCP2 sterol-binding domain-containing protein: MDSPKALMDDFIRKTEEKAELTSSITGVYQYDFSASDHGVWSITFENGKAVYTEGETQNPVVTIKAKFDTFVDFYQGKLNAMSAVMTGKIKIKGNMSAAMKMQQFL, translated from the coding sequence ATGGATTCACCAAAGGCACTGATGGATGACTTCATCAGAAAGACCGAGGAAAAAGCAGAGCTAACCTCAAGCATCACCGGCGTTTATCAATATGATTTTTCAGCCAGCGACCACGGGGTATGGAGCATTACTTTTGAAAACGGCAAAGCTGTCTATACAGAGGGCGAAACTCAGAATCCCGTAGTTACCATCAAAGCTAAGTTTGATACTTTTGTTGATTTTTACCAAGGGAAGCTCAACGCTATGTCTGCGGTTATGACAGGCAAAATCAAGATCAAAGGCAATATGTCCGCTGCCATGAAGATGCAGCAATTCCTATAA
- a CDS encoding MarR family winged helix-turn-helix transcriptional regulator, whose amino-acid sequence MLHSKQFVVQHYNLIGIERDKSMNPIHKGKKDIGFQIRSLNHLIKRHVENSANFQYAKSITGTNSWIIAYLAENRDKDIFQKDIEEMFTVNRSTTSKVLKLMEQKELIERRSVPDDARLKKLVLTPKALALHQSIVEDIDSLETMLIQGFTEEEIQQFNAYIERMKENLTGKKDGECQCK is encoded by the coding sequence ATGTTGCATAGCAAACAATTCGTTGTGCAACATTATAATCTTATTGGCATAGAGAGGGATAAAAGCATGAACCCAATTCATAAAGGCAAAAAGGACATAGGCTTTCAGATTCGTTCTCTCAATCATCTGATTAAACGGCATGTGGAAAACTCAGCAAACTTTCAATATGCTAAAAGTATTACCGGAACAAACAGCTGGATTATAGCCTATCTGGCGGAAAACAGGGATAAGGATATCTTTCAGAAAGATATCGAAGAGATGTTTACTGTGAATCGGTCGACGACTTCAAAAGTGCTGAAACTTATGGAGCAGAAAGAGCTTATTGAGCGCCGGAGTGTACCCGATGATGCCCGTCTGAAAAAACTGGTGCTTACACCTAAGGCCCTGGCTCTTCACCAAAGTATCGTTGAGGATATTGACAGCCTGGAAACCATGCTGATTCAAGGTTTTACGGAAGAGGAAATCCAGCAATTCAATGCTTATATCGAGAGGATGAAAGAAAACTTAACAGGTAAAAAAGATGGTGAATGTCAGTGTAAGTAG
- a CDS encoding ABC transporter ATP-binding protein, with the protein MIKKLAGSIRQYKKATLLTPFFVALEVTMEVIIPLLMARLIDYGIDAGDMNYVAKMGGALLLAALISLAFGLLAGRTAAVASAGFAQNLRQDMFYKVQSFSFVNIDKFSTASIVTRLTTDVTNVQNSFQMLTRMAIRSPIMLFFALFVSFSIDQKLSLIFLGSIPILGVGLWLIMSNVHPIFARVFRTYDKLNNVVQENLRGMRVVKSFVREDFETQKFMAISQSIYKDFTKAERLLVFNMPLMQFCMYACILFVSWFGARAIVASGGDPVAGLSTGELLSLITYATQILMSLMMLSMVFVMLTISRASAARIVELLEEESNLQNKDHPVCQVPNGDISFENVSFSYSKDADKPVLDRINLDIRSGETLGILGGTGSSKSTLVQLIPRLYDVTEGKVKVGGVDVRDYDLETLRNQVAMVLQKNVLFSGTIKENLRWGNEQATEEEMIQACKLAHAHDFIAGFPHQYDTLIEQGGVNLSGGQKQRLCIARALLKNPQILILDDSTSAVDMETDAQIRKALAEHLPDTTKLIIAQRVSSVQDADRIIVMDDGKIKAVGSHEELLQTSEIYKEVYESQAKGGEEG; encoded by the coding sequence ATGATTAAAAAACTGGCCGGAAGTATCCGGCAGTACAAGAAAGCCACTCTCTTGACGCCGTTTTTTGTGGCTTTGGAAGTGACCATGGAAGTGATCATTCCTTTATTGATGGCCCGGCTGATCGACTACGGCATTGACGCGGGCGATATGAACTATGTAGCTAAAATGGGAGGCGCTCTTCTCCTTGCCGCCTTGATCAGCCTGGCTTTCGGACTGTTGGCGGGGAGGACTGCCGCCGTTGCCTCAGCAGGCTTTGCCCAGAATCTGCGTCAAGACATGTTTTATAAAGTCCAGAGCTTTTCTTTCGTCAACATCGACAAGTTCTCCACAGCAAGCATCGTGACCCGGCTGACCACAGATGTTACCAATGTGCAGAACTCCTTCCAAATGCTGACCCGTATGGCTATACGCAGTCCGATCATGCTTTTCTTTGCCCTCTTTGTCTCCTTTAGTATCGATCAGAAGCTGTCACTGATTTTCCTGGGGAGCATCCCTATTCTGGGCGTGGGGCTATGGCTGATTATGAGCAATGTTCATCCCATCTTCGCCAGGGTCTTCCGGACCTATGATAAGCTCAATAATGTCGTTCAGGAAAATCTCCGGGGCATGCGCGTGGTCAAGTCTTTTGTCCGCGAAGATTTTGAAACCCAAAAATTCATGGCTATTTCCCAATCCATTTATAAGGACTTTACCAAAGCGGAACGGCTGCTGGTCTTTAATATGCCGCTGATGCAATTTTGCATGTATGCCTGTATCCTTTTCGTATCCTGGTTTGGCGCCCGGGCCATTGTGGCTTCCGGCGGCGATCCTGTGGCCGGACTTTCCACCGGGGAACTTTTGAGTTTGATTACTTATGCCACTCAGATTCTCATGAGCCTGATGATGCTTTCCATGGTCTTTGTCATGCTGACCATCTCCCGGGCTTCTGCCGCGAGAATCGTGGAACTTCTGGAGGAAGAGAGCAACCTGCAAAACAAGGACCACCCGGTTTGCCAAGTCCCCAATGGCGATATCTCCTTTGAAAATGTCAGCTTCAGCTATAGCAAAGATGCGGATAAACCGGTCCTGGATAGGATCAATCTGGACATTCGATCCGGTGAGACTCTTGGCATTCTGGGGGGAACGGGATCCTCTAAATCCACGTTAGTCCAATTGATTCCCCGTTTGTATGATGTGACTGAGGGCAAGGTCAAGGTGGGCGGTGTTGATGTCAGGGATTATGACCTGGAGACGCTGCGCAACCAAGTAGCCATGGTCCTGCAGAAGAATGTGCTTTTCTCAGGAACGATTAAAGAGAATCTGCGCTGGGGGAATGAGCAGGCTACTGAGGAAGAGATGATTCAGGCCTGCAAGCTGGCCCATGCCCATGATTTCATCGCCGGGTTCCCCCACCAATACGATACCCTGATCGAGCAGGGAGGGGTCAATCTCTCGGGAGGGCAGAAGCAGCGGCTCTGTATCGCCCGGGCTTTGCTGAAGAACCCGCAAATCCTAATTCTCGATGATTCAACAAGTGCCGTGGATATGGAGACGGATGCCCAGATCCGCAAGGCGCTGGCTGAGCACCTGCCGGATACCACCAAGCTGATCATCGCTCAGCGGGTTTCATCGGTCCAGGATGCCGACCGGATCATCGTCATGGACGATGGAAAAATAAAGGCTGTAGGTTCCCATGAGGAATTGCTGCAGACCAGTGAGATTTACAAGGAGGTCTATGAGTCACAAGCGAAAGGAGGGGAAGAAGGATGA
- a CDS encoding ABC transporter ATP-binding protein, translating to MMGFRGGPGKSSAHGRGLPGGKPPHDKFNPQTAKRLLSYLRDYKVQTFFVMVAILISALVGVLSSVFLKILIDDYIAPLLLEAVPNYAGLLRIIMVMAGIYLIGVLATLIYNWIMVSISQGILKKIRDEMFSHMQKLPVKYFDSHTHGDVMSHYTNDTDTLRQMISQGIPQTFSSFITIVAVFFAMLYLSVWLTVFVVLCIFLILKVIGSIAGKSGTYFMQQQQSLGTLNGYIEEMIHGQRVVKVFNYEEKSKESFNRKNEELCAHATAANSYVNIIMPMMSNFGYLLYVALAIVGGLLVIGGVTNLTITGTNALTLGTIASFLQLSRSFIMPIAQVSQQLNAIIMALAGAERIFKLLDEKPEKDEGQVTLVHVKQERGPIVETSSHTDGWAWKIPQEDGMVDYRELKGEVRFFDVDFGYEENKMVLHNITLYAEPGQKVAFVGATGAGKTTITNLINRFYDLADGKIRYDGININKIKKEDLRRSLGIVLQDVNLFTGSVMENIRYGRLDATDEDCIAAAKLANADGFIRMLPQGYQTVLSGDGSGLSQGQRQLISIARAAVADPPVMILDEATSSIDTRTEAIVQRGMDSLMEGRTVFVIAHRLSTVKNSDVIMVLEEGRVIERGSHEKLIAEKGKYYQLYTGAFELE from the coding sequence ATGATGGGATTCAGAGGCGGGCCGGGAAAGAGTTCGGCTCATGGCAGGGGACTTCCCGGCGGGAAACCGCCCCATGACAAATTCAACCCCCAGACAGCCAAACGGCTTTTGTCTTATTTGCGGGATTACAAGGTGCAAACCTTCTTCGTTATGGTCGCTATTCTGATCAGTGCCCTGGTCGGGGTTCTGTCTTCCGTATTCCTTAAAATCCTGATCGATGATTATATTGCACCTCTTCTTCTGGAGGCCGTTCCCAACTATGCCGGATTGCTGCGGATCATAATGGTGATGGCAGGGATTTACCTGATTGGCGTTCTGGCCACCTTAATCTACAACTGGATTATGGTGTCGATCTCCCAAGGCATCTTAAAGAAAATCCGGGATGAGATGTTTTCCCATATGCAGAAGCTGCCGGTTAAATACTTTGATTCCCATACTCATGGGGATGTGATGAGCCATTACACCAATGATACGGATACCTTAAGACAGATGATCTCTCAGGGTATCCCTCAGACCTTTTCTTCCTTCATTACGATTGTGGCGGTTTTCTTTGCCATGCTTTACCTCAGTGTCTGGCTGACCGTGTTTGTGGTCTTGTGTATTTTCCTAATCCTAAAGGTTATTGGCAGCATCGCCGGCAAGAGCGGCACCTATTTTATGCAGCAGCAGCAATCCCTGGGAACTCTCAATGGCTATATTGAGGAAATGATCCATGGCCAGCGGGTGGTCAAGGTCTTCAACTATGAGGAAAAAAGCAAAGAGTCCTTTAACCGCAAAAATGAAGAGCTTTGCGCCCATGCCACCGCCGCCAATTCCTATGTCAATATCATCATGCCCATGATGAGCAATTTTGGCTATCTCCTTTATGTAGCGTTGGCCATTGTGGGAGGTCTCCTAGTGATTGGAGGAGTGACCAATCTGACCATCACCGGGACCAATGCACTCACCCTGGGAACCATTGCTTCTTTTCTGCAGTTGTCCCGCAGTTTTATCATGCCCATTGCGCAGGTGTCCCAGCAGTTGAATGCCATTATTATGGCTTTGGCAGGGGCGGAACGGATCTTCAAACTCCTTGATGAAAAGCCGGAAAAGGATGAAGGGCAAGTGACCTTGGTCCATGTCAAACAAGAAAGGGGCCCCATAGTTGAAACCAGCTCGCATACCGATGGGTGGGCCTGGAAAATTCCTCAGGAAGATGGCATGGTGGACTATCGGGAGCTTAAAGGAGAAGTCCGTTTCTTCGATGTGGACTTTGGCTACGAGGAGAACAAGATGGTTCTGCACAACATCACTTTGTATGCCGAACCCGGGCAAAAGGTGGCTTTTGTGGGGGCTACGGGAGCGGGCAAGACCACTATTACCAATCTCATCAACCGTTTCTATGATCTGGCCGACGGCAAGATCCGCTATGACGGTATTAATATCAATAAAATCAAAAAGGAGGACTTGCGCCGCTCCTTAGGTATCGTGCTCCAGGATGTCAATCTGTTTACAGGGTCAGTGATGGAAAATATCCGCTATGGCCGCCTGGATGCCACGGATGAGGACTGTATCGCGGCGGCCAAGCTGGCCAATGCCGACGGTTTTATCCGCATGCTCCCCCAAGGTTATCAGACAGTTCTTTCCGGGGACGGCAGCGGTTTATCCCAGGGTCAGCGGCAGCTCATCTCCATTGCCCGTGCTGCGGTAGCAGATCCGCCGGTGATGATTCTCGATGAAGCCACTTCCTCCATCGATACCCGCACCGAGGCCATCGTCCAACGGGGCATGGACTCCTTAATGGAAGGGAGAACGGTCTTTGTCATTGCCCACAGGCTTTCCACCGTCAAAAACTCCGATGTGATCATGGTACTTGAGGAGGGGAGAGTTATTGAACGGGGCAGCCATGAGAAGCTGATTGCTGAAAAGGGCAAATATTATCAGCTTTATACAGGAGCCTTTGAACTGGAGTAG
- a CDS encoding ABC transporter permease: protein MLSIIKLTFREILSRRIFFITLLMTLAFLIFFGVTNHYAAQGFIQAMHGFDSANTVIQNSIRSQIIMMGLNFSSMILALLTILSTVGGVAGEIENHQIDTILARPLPRRSYILGKFLGLGTVVVVYALSLFVGVLLINQLTGGDIAARLEPSSVVQGGLIFVLSPLLIVAAGLWLSTRMSTINSGIILIILYGVGFVGGLVEQIGTLLNNPSLINTGIISSLIFPYNALFRKTDALLTDSGNSAMAMFNGGAGSEPSNLMLGYGVFYTVALLFWAIRHFEGRDV, encoded by the coding sequence ATGCTGTCCATCATTAAGCTGACCTTCAGGGAGATTCTCTCGCGGCGGATCTTTTTCATCACCTTGCTCATGACCCTTGCTTTTTTAATCTTCTTTGGGGTGACCAATCATTATGCTGCCCAAGGCTTCATTCAAGCTATGCATGGTTTTGACAGCGCCAACACAGTTATCCAAAACTCCATACGTTCTCAGATCATTATGATGGGGCTCAATTTTTCCAGCATGATTCTGGCTCTGCTCACCATACTCTCCACGGTGGGAGGGGTAGCCGGGGAAATCGAAAACCATCAGATCGACACAATTCTGGCCCGTCCCCTCCCCCGCCGTTCTTATATTTTGGGAAAATTCCTCGGCTTGGGAACCGTAGTCGTAGTTTATGCTCTCAGCTTATTCGTTGGTGTACTGCTGATCAATCAGCTGACCGGTGGGGATATTGCCGCCCGCCTTGAACCTTCCTCTGTTGTTCAAGGCGGGCTGATATTCGTCCTATCCCCTCTCCTCATCGTCGCCGCAGGTTTATGGCTGAGTACCCGTATGAGCACGATCAACAGCGGCATCATTCTCATTATTCTCTATGGGGTAGGCTTTGTGGGCGGGCTGGTGGAACAGATCGGAACCCTGCTCAATAACCCGTCCTTAATCAACACAGGCATCATCTCCAGCCTCATCTTTCCCTATAATGCTCTCTTTCGCAAAACCGATGCTTTGCTGACGGATTCCGGGAACAGCGCCATGGCCATGTTCAACGGCGGGGCAGGGAGTGAGCCCAGCAATCTGATGCTCGGATATGGGGTCTTCTACACTGTGGCTTTGTTGTTCTGGGCAATCCGCCATTTCGAGGGGCGGGATGTTTGA
- a CDS encoding ABC transporter ATP-binding protein produces the protein MSEFVIQTWNLTKHYDGKAGCSDVSLQVPPGVVYGFIGPNGAGKSTFVRTLLGLIHPTSGRAEILGHPLNNVKARAKVGYLPELFRYPDWLTGAQLLELHGDLAGVPPAERQRRIQSLVERVGLSGREQEKIRRYSKGMQQRIGLACALISDPELIFLDEPTSALDPIGRRDVRDLILALRKEGKTVFLNSHLLAEVENVCDQVAIINQGKVAAQGDWRTLCDFKSEIKLRAQGLTQDILNTMNSLVQNTELLSQTQEISEWRVQLSSGEAVPELIHYLSGMGIGLYEVVSLQPHLEEVFMYWVERKEREYAVHH, from the coding sequence ATGTCGGAATTCGTTATTCAAACCTGGAATTTAACCAAACACTATGATGGCAAAGCCGGGTGCTCAGATGTGAGCTTACAGGTCCCTCCCGGTGTCGTCTATGGTTTTATCGGACCCAATGGTGCGGGAAAGAGCACTTTTGTCAGAACCTTGCTGGGCCTAATCCACCCGACCTCAGGACGGGCGGAAATCCTCGGCCATCCCCTCAACAATGTTAAAGCCCGGGCGAAGGTAGGCTATCTCCCCGAGCTTTTCCGCTATCCCGATTGGCTTACAGGAGCCCAACTGCTAGAGCTCCATGGAGATTTGGCCGGAGTGCCTCCCGCGGAGCGGCAGCGGCGCATTCAGAGTTTAGTGGAACGAGTGGGGTTATCCGGCCGTGAGCAGGAAAAAATCCGGCGCTACAGCAAAGGAATGCAGCAGCGCATCGGTTTGGCTTGTGCCTTGATCTCCGATCCTGAACTGATCTTTCTTGATGAGCCCACCTCCGCCCTGGACCCTATCGGCCGCCGGGACGTGCGGGATCTCATTCTTGCCCTGCGCAAGGAAGGAAAGACGGTGTTTCTCAACAGCCATCTCCTGGCCGAAGTAGAAAATGTCTGCGACCAAGTGGCCATTATCAATCAGGGAAAAGTGGCCGCCCAAGGAGACTGGCGGACTCTCTGTGACTTTAAATCGGAAATTAAACTGCGGGCTCAGGGGTTAACTCAGGACATCCTGAACACGATGAACTCACTGGTTCAGAATACCGAGCTTTTATCCCAAACCCAGGAAATCTCCGAATGGCGGGTGCAGCTCAGCTCGGGGGAGGCTGTGCCGGAGCTGATCCATTACCTCAGCGGGATGGGAATTGGGCTCTATGAGGTGGTTTCCCTGCAGCCCCATTTGGAAGAGGTGTTTATGTATTGGGTGGAGCGAAAGGAGAGAGAATATGCTGTCCATCATTAA
- a CDS encoding anti-sigma factor family protein, whose amino-acid sequence MACGLEQDYIQAYLDGELSREERKEMALHLQSCPGCREELQNMKKLDEWIKTALTESLTLNTGGEVSPDTQAAWEKFQARLATAPDPRPGDNALGALELPNPNTEPAQNLTKSLRTKGRWSTMKINPKRWIAGGVAAAVLASALFIPQVRVAASDMLGLLRIDKLQTVKLTPEDIEQIKANMSALHNGEIDLKGMGHMSVAGQPEPAVFTSLEAARQAGVSVPELTGYTMLRAGKQEPFSADMQIDVAQFEAFAQQLGTSVALDPKLNKESIFISFGQSSFIEYSSESNPQARLHYAVSASPQLKVPEGIDVDQVRGALLMTPLLPENVRQQLANIQDWESTLPIPYVEGQDYSEDVKVQGNPGVFVAYSGDEQAVLIWQKDGLMHMLASQGTEAQSNKELKNSLLAMASQI is encoded by the coding sequence ATGGCCTGTGGCCTTGAACAAGACTATATTCAGGCCTATCTTGACGGTGAATTGTCAAGAGAGGAAAGAAAAGAGATGGCTCTTCATCTGCAGAGCTGCCCCGGCTGTCGGGAAGAGCTGCAAAACATGAAAAAACTGGATGAATGGATCAAGACAGCCTTGACCGAGAGCTTGACGTTAAACACCGGCGGCGAGGTGTCTCCCGATACCCAGGCCGCTTGGGAGAAATTCCAAGCCCGGCTGGCCACGGCACCCGATCCCCGCCCCGGTGACAACGCTCTGGGAGCTTTGGAATTACCTAACCCCAATACAGAACCAGCACAAAACCTGACAAAGAGTCTCAGGACGAAAGGAAGATGGTCAACAATGAAAATCAATCCCAAACGCTGGATAGCCGGAGGCGTAGCGGCCGCGGTCCTGGCTTCCGCTCTGTTCATACCCCAGGTGAGAGTGGCCGCCAGCGATATGCTGGGCTTATTGCGCATCGACAAACTGCAAACGGTTAAACTTACCCCGGAAGATATTGAACAGATTAAAGCCAATATGAGCGCCCTGCACAACGGGGAGATCGATCTTAAAGGCATGGGCCATATGTCTGTAGCCGGCCAGCCTGAACCGGCAGTCTTTACCTCACTTGAGGCAGCCCGCCAAGCCGGTGTGTCCGTTCCTGAACTAACAGGTTATACCATGCTTCGAGCCGGGAAACAGGAGCCCTTTTCTGCCGATATGCAAATCGACGTAGCCCAGTTTGAAGCCTTTGCCCAGCAATTAGGCACTTCTGTAGCCTTGGATCCCAAGCTGAATAAGGAGAGCATTTTTATCTCCTTTGGTCAAAGCAGTTTTATTGAGTATAGCTCGGAGAGCAATCCTCAGGCTCGTTTGCATTATGCTGTATCCGCCTCACCTCAGCTCAAAGTTCCCGAGGGGATTGATGTGGATCAGGTAAGAGGCGCTCTCTTAATGACTCCTCTCCTTCCCGAAAATGTCCGTCAGCAATTAGCCAATATTCAGGATTGGGAGTCCACCCTTCCCATTCCTTATGTGGAAGGCCAGGATTATTCTGAAGATGTTAAAGTTCAAGGAAATCCCGGGGTATTTGTGGCTTATTCCGGCGATGAGCAGGCCGTGCTGATTTGGCAAAAGGATGGTTTAATGCACATGCTGGCCTCCCAGGGAACGGAAGCCCAAAGCAATAAAGAACTGAAAAACAGCCTGCTTGCTATGGCAAGCCAAATTTAA
- the sigX gene encoding RNA polymerase sigma factor SigX, which yields MREDPIVATEQTAEQMAEQTPDPSDFAAVFQHYYPMVVQTIEKILQERSAAEDLAQDVFWRLYHAPWQDIGNLKAYLIQSGINAAYNHLRTSKRQHSLWERLTRQTSANEPSAETQWLRAEEIQRVREVLTELPARDRSLLLLRFAGLSYKEISETISMEFASVGKSLVRAKERFRKGYLKRGEY from the coding sequence ATGAGAGAAGATCCTATAGTGGCTACGGAGCAGACGGCTGAACAGATGGCAGAGCAGACTCCGGATCCTTCTGATTTCGCCGCTGTATTTCAACACTACTATCCCATGGTGGTTCAGACCATCGAGAAGATCCTTCAGGAGAGAAGTGCCGCTGAGGATTTAGCCCAGGATGTCTTTTGGCGCTTATATCATGCACCCTGGCAAGACATCGGGAATCTTAAGGCCTACTTAATCCAATCCGGGATCAATGCCGCCTACAATCATTTGCGTACCAGCAAACGACAGCATAGTCTCTGGGAAAGGCTCACCCGCCAGACATCAGCCAATGAACCCTCGGCAGAGACACAATGGCTCAGAGCCGAAGAGATTCAGCGAGTCAGAGAAGTCCTGACTGAGCTGCCTGCGCGGGATCGGTCCCTGCTCCTGCTGCGCTTTGCAGGGTTAAGCTACAAGGAAATCAGCGAGACGATCTCTATGGAATTTGCTTCCGTAGGAAAATCCTTGGTACGGGCCAAAGAGCGCTTCCGCAAAGGTTACCTGAAAAGGGGGGAATACTAA